One Amaranthus tricolor cultivar Red isolate AtriRed21 chromosome 1, ASM2621246v1, whole genome shotgun sequence DNA window includes the following coding sequences:
- the LOC130817969 gene encoding uncharacterized protein LOC130817969 yields MRDPMWVDDAGSAPSTSNPLHHLIEGGVSTYFVPRRSGNNVFNLLAQREVAPRTKRSSNKLWGERLEGCFDTMGGRDARRGLVSWVEAESLRHLSAKYCPLPPPRSTIAAAFSPDGKTLASTHGDHTVKIIDCQSGNCMKVLSGHRRTPWVVRFHPTCPGLLASGSLDHEVRLWDANTAECIGSRDFYRPIASIAFHAQGELLAVASGHKLYIWHYNERGEMANPVVVLKTRRSLRAVHFHPHAAPFLLTAEVNDLDSSDSSMSLATSQGYVRYPPPTVYVTNAPASDWSSSTEELPFISLPFLILPPLSRNDGRTSFQHSDGSAGSNSMPQRFGPSSSVRLLTYSTPSGQYELLLSPIESGNSPSVVPDDTRPDRLGEIETTVSESVVDDMETSDIQPEERSTQFFPFGDPAYWDLPFLQGWLIGQSQAGQHMIRPINPNSQEPSSGQSEMLNQDLVTSSAIELGTSYARGGSRPSSRHRSSRSRGAASTPNVEAGGISQDDGDSQPVISRIQSELATSLAAAAAELPCTVKLRIWPYDVKDPCAALEADKCRLIIPHAVLCSEMGAHFSPCGKFLAACVACMPPQSEGEPGLQMQAQHDVSGVATSPTRHPISAQPVMYELRIYSLEEATFGLVLASRAIRAAHCLTSIQFSPTSEHLLLAYGRRHNSLLKSIVFYRETTVPVYTILEVYRVSDMELVRVLPSAVDEVNVACFHPSAGCGLVYGTKEGKLRILQYDSSISSSCTSPCFPDENLVEVPSHALEC; encoded by the exons ATGAGGGATCCAATGTGGGTTGATGATGCTGGTAGCGCTCCATCTACATCTAACCCTTTACACCATCTTATTGAGGGCGGCGTTTCTACCTATTTTGTTCCTAGGCGCAG TGGGAACAATGTCTTCAACCTCTTAGCACAAAGAGAGGTGGCTCCTCGAACAAAGCGTTCGTCAAATAAGTTATGGGGTGAGCGTTTAGAGGGTTGTTTTGATACTATGGGTGGAAGGGATGCCAGACGTGGTCTTGTTTCATG GGTCGAGGCGGAATCCTTGCGTCATTTGTCCGCTAAGTATTGCCCTTTGCCGCCTCCTAGGTCAACAATTGCAGCAGCCTTTAGTCCAGATGGGAAGACTCTTGCTTCCACGCA TGGTGATCATACTGTAAAGATAATTGATTGCCAAAGTGGAAATTGTATGAAGGTACTAAGTGGGCATCGAAGGACACCTTGGGTG GTAAGATTCCATCCGACATGCCCTGGCTTACTTGCTAGTGGAAGTCTGGATCATGAAGTTCGACTTTGGGATGCTAATACAGCAGAATGTATTGGGTCACGGGATTTTT ATCGACCAATTGCTTCTATTGCTTTCCATGCCCAGGGGGAGCTGCTTGCTGTGGCTTCTGGACACAAG CTGTACATTTGGCACTACAATGAAAGAGGAGAAATGGCAAATCCTGTTGTTGTCCTAAAGACTCGACGCTCATTGCGTGCTGTTCACTTCCATCCACACGCTGCACCTTTTTTGTTGACGGCCGAG GTGAATGACCTCGATTCATCAGATTCATCAATGTCACTTGCTACTTCTCAAGGTTATGTGCGATATCCACCTCCTACTGTATATGTGACTAATGCCCCTGCTTCTGATTGGTCTAGTTCGACCGAGGAGCTTCCTTTCATATCCCTTCCTTTTTTGATCTTACCGCCACTCTCCAGAAATGACGGAAGAACATCTTTTCAGCATTCAGATGGATCTGCAGGTTCAAATAGTATGCCACAGAGGTTTGGTCCTTCTTCTTCTGTAAGGTTGCTGACATATTCCACCCCATCCGGACAGTATGAACTTTTGTTATCTCCTATAGAATCTGGCAATTCCCCATCTGTTGTTCCAGACGATACAAGGCCTGATAGATTAGGTGAGATTGAAACCACTGTTTCTGAGTCGGTCGTTGATGATATGGAGACATCTGATATACAGCCTGAAGAGAGAAGTACACAATTTTTTCCTTTTGGGGACCCTGCTTACTGGGATTTACCATTTTTACAAGGATGGCTAATAGGTCAGAGCCAAGCAGGACAACACATGATACGTCCTATAAATCCCAATTCTCAGGAACCTTCTTCTGGGCAAAGTGAGATGTTAAACCAGGATCTAGTGACTTCGTCAGCAATAGAATTGGGTACATCCTATGCTAGGGGTGGCAGTCGACCCAGTTCTCGACACCGTTCATCTCGTTCTCGTGGAGCAGCTAGTACTCCTAATGTAGAAGCAGGTGGTATTTCACAGGATGATGGTGATTCACAGCCCGTCATTAGCCGAATTCAATCTGAGCTTGCCACATCACTAGCAGCTGCTGCGGCAGAGTTACCGTGCACCGTGAAGCTTAGAATATGGCCATATGATGTAAAAGATCCCTGTGCCGCTCTTGAAGCAGATAAATGCCGTTTGATTATCCCACATGCCGTCCTATGTAG TGAAATGGGTGCCCATTTTTCTCCTTGTGGAAAATTCTTGGCAGCTTGTGTTGCATGTATGCCGCCGCAATCAGAAGGTGAACCTGGCTTACAGATGCAGGCTCAACACGATGTTTCAGGAGTTGCTACTTCACCAACAAGGCATCCAATCTCAGCTCAACCAGTTATGTATGAGCTGAGGATATATTCCTTGGAGGAGGCAAC GTTTGGGCTAGTACTTGCATCACGGGCTATAAGAGCTGCTCATTGTTTGACATCAATTCAG TTCTCACCTACATCGGAACACTTGCTGCTTGCTTATGGAAGACGCCATAATTCTCTCCTCAAAAGTATTGTCTTTTACAGAGAGACTACGGTCCCTGTTTACACTATTTTAGAG GTTTACAGAGTTTCTGATATGGAGCTTGTGAGAGTCCTTCCTAGTGCGGTGGATGAAGTCAATGTGGCTTGCTTTCATCCTTCAGCTGGTTGCGGTCTTGTCTATGGAACTAAG
- the LOC130817993 gene encoding ABC transporter G family member 26: MDIKNRDEIEDMTSIQIAGRNGFGHNIDFMSQAYLRNRSTEIIIEDDNSSPLEDCPLPIYLKFEDVEYKVRYKEGKGTHLVKEMVSKMASQMNIEDGNNYKKILKGITGSIGPGEIMALMGPSGSGKTTLLKIIGGRMDENVRGTITYNNIPHSAALKRRIGFVTQDDVLFPQLSVEETLVFAAYLRLPNTISRKQKYQRVEMIIKELGLERCRHTRVGGELVRGISGGERKRTSIGYEILVDPSLLLLDEPTSGLDSTSANKLMQILQGLAKTGRTIITTIHQPSSRMFHMFDKILLISEGFPVYYGKAWETMDYFSSLGFTPEIPMNPAEFLLDLATGQVNDVSVPDEVKKDNNTNSASDKAIVKYIQVKYKMLLEPKEKEENHGITKIPEHLRMGIQVKKEWSMTWLDQFCILFKRTFKERRRDYFDKLRLLQALGVALLLGLLWWKSKCDTEAQLRDQVGLMFYICIFWTSSSIFGAVYVFPFEKTYLVKERKADMYRLSVYYVCSTLSDMLAHALYPTCFMAIVYFMAGFKASIECFFLTLLAILLIAFTSQGAGELFGAAVLSIKRAGMIASLILMLFLLTGGYYVQHIPKFMKWMKYLSFMYYGFRLLLKVQYSGDELYECESKGGCRSLQSSPSFDTVNLNGGLQEVWVLLAMAVGYRLLAYISLRRRISSCHL; the protein is encoded by the exons atGGATATCAAGAATAGAGATGAGATTGAAGATATGACATCAATACAAATTGCAGGAAGGAATGGTTTTGGTCATAACATAGATTTCATGTCTCAAGCCTATCTAAGAAATAGGAGTACAGAAATTATCATAGAAGATGATAATTCTTCACCTTTAGAAGATTGTCCTCTTCCTATTTATCTTAAG TTTGAAGATGTTGAATACAAGGTGAGATACAAAGAGGGCAAAGGAACACATCTTGTAAAAGAAATGGTATCAAAGATGGCATCACAAATGAATATAGAAGATGGAAATAATTATAAGAAGATATTAAAAGGCATAACAGGAAGCATAGGACCAGGTGAAATCATGGCTTTAATGGGTCCTTCCGGTAGTGGTAAGACCACCTTACTTAAGATCATTGGTGGTCGAATGGACGAAAATGTTCGAGGAACTATTACTTATAACAACATTCCTCATAGTGCTGCTCTTAAGAGGAG AATTGGGTTTGTGACCCAAGATGATGTGCTATTTCCTCAGCTGAGTGTAGAAGAAACCTTGGTTTTTGCGGCATACTTGAGGCTTCCCAACACCATAAGCAGGAAACAGAAGTATCAAAGGGTggaaatgattattaaagaattaGGCCTTGAAAG ATGCCGCCACACAAGAGTTGGAGGAGAGCTAGTTCGAGGAATTTCGGGAGGTGAAAGAAAACGAACAAGTATAGGATATGAGATATTAGTTGATCCTTCTTTGTTGTTGCTTGATGAACCTACTTCAGGACTTGATTCAACCTCTGCTAATAAGCTTATGCAAATTCTTCAAGGCCTTGCTAag acAGGAAGAACAATAATCACAACAATACACCAACCTTCAAGCAGAATGTTTCATATGTTTGATAAAATTCTTTTGATATCAGAAGGGTTTCCTGTATATTATGGGAAAGCTTGGGAAACAATGGACTATTTCTCTTCTTTAGGGTTCACTCCAGAGATTCCCATGAACCCAGCTGAATTCTTGCTTGATCTTGCTACTGGACAAGTCAATGATGTTAGTGTTCCTGATGAAGTGAAGAAGGACAATAACACCAACTCTGCCTCAGACAAGGCTATTGTTAAG TATATACAAGTCAAGTATAAAATGTTGTTAGAgccaaaagaaaaggaagaaaatcATGGTATAACAAAGATACCAGAGCACCTTCGAATGGGCATCCAAGTAAAAAAGGAATGGTCAATGACATGGTTGGATCAATTTTGTATATTGTTTAAGAGGACATTTAAAGAGAGAAGAAGggattattttgataaattgagATTACTTCAAGCTCTTGGAGTTGCACTTTTGTTAGGCCTTCTTTGGTGGAAGTCGAAATGTGATACCGAAGCTCAGCTTCGAGATCAG GTTGGTTTGATGTTCTACATATGCATATTTTGGacatcttcatcaatattcGGAGCGGTTTATGTATTTCCCTTTGAAAAGACGTATTTAGTGAAGGAAAGAAAAGCGGACATGTATAGGCTAAGTGTATACTATGTTTGTAGTACACTAAGTGATATGTTGGCTCATGCACTCTACCCTACTTGCTTCATGGCTATAGTTTACTTCATGGCTGGATTCAAAGCAAGCATTGAGTGCTTTTTCCTAACACTTCTTGCAATACTACTTATTGCTTTTACTAGCCAA GGGGCTGGAGAGCTTTTTGGAGCAGCAGTTTTGAGCATTAAAAGGGCTGGAATGATTGCTTCATTGATACTAATGTTATTTCTTCTTACTGGAGGCTATTATGTTCAA CACATTCCCAAGTTTATGAAATGGATGAAATACCTATCCTTTATGTATTATGGATTTAGACTACTATTGAAAGTACAATATTCTGGAGATGAACTATATGAATGTGAAAGCAAAGGAGGATGTAGATCACTACAAAGCTCCCCTTCTTTTGACACTGTCAACTTAAATGGAGGATTACAAGAAGTTTGGGTTCTTTTAGCCATGGCTGTTGGCTATAGATTACTTGCATACATTAGTCTTCGTAGAAGAATTAGTTCTTGCCATCTTTGA